In Capillimicrobium parvum, a genomic segment contains:
- a CDS encoding DUF4097 domain-containing protein, whose product MSERRSPPHVSPWGRLVLICAAIVGACAVALAIGALVTRTERMVTGVVRGSLNGVSLDLGEANVEIIRGGNRESVELERTERFTFDHGPVVERRIAGSTLRLRSRCPDTLLHTCSVDYRLIVPDNVPVQVKTESGGVRFEGYRGSVDVSTDSGDVSVEGYCGFSLDVRTRTGDIDSAASCAPQRLTLRSTTGPIRSIVPPGRYRVDVESTSGRRLVRGVIAAEDAPYTIQVLSTSGDVTLESAEQ is encoded by the coding sequence GTGTCTGAACGCCGTTCTCCGCCCCACGTCTCGCCGTGGGGGCGGCTCGTGCTCATCTGCGCCGCCATCGTCGGCGCGTGCGCGGTCGCGCTCGCGATCGGCGCCCTCGTCACGCGTACCGAGCGGATGGTCACGGGCGTCGTACGCGGCTCCCTCAACGGCGTGTCCCTGGACCTCGGCGAGGCAAACGTCGAGATCATCCGCGGCGGCAACCGCGAATCGGTCGAGCTCGAGCGCACGGAGCGCTTCACGTTCGACCACGGGCCGGTCGTCGAACGCCGGATCGCGGGCTCGACCCTCCGGCTGCGGTCGCGCTGTCCCGACACGCTCCTGCACACCTGCTCGGTGGACTACCGCCTGATCGTGCCCGACAACGTGCCCGTCCAGGTCAAGACCGAGTCCGGCGGCGTGCGCTTCGAGGGCTACCGCGGCTCGGTCGACGTGAGCACCGATTCCGGCGACGTCAGCGTCGAGGGCTACTGCGGCTTCTCGCTGGACGTGCGCACGCGCACCGGCGACATCGACTCGGCCGCCTCGTGCGCGCCGCAGCGCCTGACGCTGCGCTCGACCACCGGCCCGATCCGGTCGATCGTGCCGCCCGGCCGCTACCGCGTCGACGTGGAGAGCACGTCGGGCCGGCGCCTCGTGCGTGGGGTCATCGCCGCCGAGGACGCGCCGTACACGATCCAGGTGCTGAGCACGAGCGGCGACGTGACCCTGGAGAGCGCCGAGCAATGA
- a CDS encoding alpha/beta fold hydrolase, which translates to MPIVDGAGVPLSYEASGSGPPVLLVHGIGTGRAAWGATAAALAADARVVAYDRRGYGASGTPEPYTRTTVSEQAEDAAALLAALGAAPAVACGADLGALVVLDLLLRHPGVVSAAVLVDASAFPLVAEATAALAAEREMLETALRDEGPGPAIAAWAALRGVARVAPDVPARVFFADYGAQPTLPLSRRELRGLEVPVAVIDGPAPPGYVRAAGDALAALLPRSRRGGTEDPAAAVRALL; encoded by the coding sequence ATGCCGATCGTCGATGGGGCAGGCGTGCCGCTCTCGTACGAAGCGTCCGGCTCCGGCCCGCCGGTGCTGCTGGTCCACGGGATCGGGACCGGACGGGCCGCCTGGGGCGCGACCGCCGCCGCGCTCGCGGCGGACGCTCGCGTGGTGGCCTACGACCGGCGCGGCTACGGCGCGAGCGGAACGCCGGAGCCCTACACGCGGACGACGGTCTCCGAGCAGGCCGAGGACGCCGCGGCGCTGCTGGCGGCGCTCGGCGCGGCGCCGGCGGTCGCCTGCGGAGCGGACCTGGGCGCGCTCGTCGTCCTCGACCTGCTGCTGCGCCACCCGGGCGTCGTGTCCGCCGCCGTGCTCGTCGACGCCTCGGCGTTCCCGCTCGTGGCCGAGGCGACGGCCGCCCTTGCCGCCGAGCGCGAGATGCTGGAGACCGCGCTGCGCGACGAGGGGCCGGGGCCGGCGATCGCCGCCTGGGCGGCGCTGCGGGGCGTGGCCCGGGTCGCGCCTGACGTGCCGGCGCGCGTGTTCTTCGCCGACTACGGCGCGCAGCCGACGCTGCCGCTGAGCCGTCGCGAGCTGCGTGGGCTCGAAGTCCCGGTGGCGGTGATCGACGGCCCGGCGCCGCCCGGGTACGTGCGCGCGGCGGGGGACGCGCTCGCCGCGCTGCTGCCGCGGTCGCGGCGCGGCGGCACCGAGGATCCCGCTGCCGCGGTGCGCGCGCTGCTCTGA
- a CDS encoding HemK2/MTQ2 family protein methyltransferase, whose amino-acid sequence MRIITFPGVFQPHSDSWLLAEQLREQTLPPRASVLDLCTGSGVLAVCAAMRGARDVTAVDVSRRAVWSARINARLNGTRIRGVRGDLFEAVGDRRFDAIVSNPPYVPAESDELPARGPQRAWEAGLTGRLILDRICDEAPRHLRPGGFVLLVHSSVCDPEQTVERLRAGGLDTDVVARRRGPLGPLLTARVSALEARGLLAAGRREEEVLVIRGRRPLGRADAAIPRAAAVTTA is encoded by the coding sequence GTGCGCATCATCACCTTTCCCGGCGTATTCCAACCCCACAGCGACTCGTGGCTGCTGGCCGAGCAGCTGCGCGAGCAGACGCTGCCGCCGCGCGCCTCGGTCCTCGACCTGTGCACGGGCAGCGGGGTTCTCGCCGTGTGCGCTGCGATGCGGGGCGCGCGCGACGTGACCGCGGTGGACGTCTCCCGGCGCGCGGTCTGGTCGGCGCGGATCAACGCTCGCCTGAACGGCACGCGCATCCGCGGCGTGCGGGGCGACCTCTTCGAGGCGGTGGGCGACCGCCGGTTCGACGCGATCGTCTCCAACCCGCCCTACGTCCCGGCCGAGTCCGACGAGCTGCCGGCCCGCGGACCGCAGCGCGCGTGGGAAGCCGGGCTCACCGGCCGGCTGATCCTCGACCGCATCTGCGACGAGGCGCCGCGCCACCTGCGGCCCGGCGGCTTCGTGCTGCTCGTGCACTCGTCCGTGTGCGATCCGGAGCAGACGGTCGAGCGCCTGCGCGCCGGCGGGCTCGACACCGACGTCGTCGCGCGTCGGCGCGGTCCCCTCGGCCCCCTCCTGACCGCCCGTGTGAGCGCGCTGGAGGCCCGCGGCCTCCTCGCCGCCGGACGGCGCGAGGAGGAGGTGCTGGTCATCCGCGGACGGCGGCCCCTCGGCCGCGCCGATGCCGCGATCCCGCGCGCTGCCGCGGTCACGACCGCGTAG
- a CDS encoding carboxylate-amine ligase has protein sequence MNAPRTVSANAARLRASFDTPAPPTIGVEEELMLLDAATLDLAPRASEVIAQLDGDPRFKLELPAAQVEIVLPPLHRPADAAAQLAAARRDLLAAAGDELRLAAAGLHPFAADQGPLNRGPRYDRTAAEFGEVARRQLVFALQIHVAVRGADRALAVYNALRSYLPDLAALAAHAPFHAGRDTGMASWRPVVSQMLPRQGVPPRLRSWDDYAHALHWVEDPGRWWWELRPHPVHGTLELRVPDAQATVADAAAIVAVAQALAVRLAERHDVGEPLRVHDTWRIEENAWSAGRHGVEGELRDLDTGEPAPARARLHALLDELEPVAERLGSAGELQDARRLVERNGAMALREASGGDPEAATRWLMERFTV, from the coding sequence ATGAATGCCCCACGGACCGTCTCGGCAAACGCCGCGCGCCTGCGTGCCTCGTTCGACACGCCCGCACCACCGACCATCGGCGTCGAGGAGGAGCTGATGCTGCTCGACGCCGCGACGCTCGACCTCGCTCCGCGCGCAAGCGAGGTGATCGCCCAGCTCGACGGCGACCCCCGGTTCAAGCTCGAGCTGCCCGCCGCCCAGGTCGAGATCGTGCTGCCGCCGCTTCACCGGCCCGCCGACGCGGCGGCGCAGCTCGCCGCCGCCCGCCGCGACCTGCTGGCCGCCGCCGGCGACGAGCTGCGCCTGGCCGCCGCGGGCCTGCACCCGTTCGCGGCCGATCAGGGCCCGCTCAACCGCGGTCCCCGGTACGACCGCACCGCGGCCGAGTTCGGCGAGGTCGCCCGCCGTCAGCTCGTCTTCGCCCTGCAGATCCACGTCGCCGTCCGCGGCGCCGATCGCGCGCTGGCGGTCTACAACGCCCTGCGCTCGTATCTGCCCGACCTCGCGGCGCTCGCCGCCCACGCGCCGTTCCACGCCGGCCGGGACACGGGGATGGCGTCATGGCGCCCGGTCGTCTCCCAGATGCTGCCGCGCCAGGGCGTCCCGCCGCGGCTGCGCTCCTGGGACGACTACGCCCACGCGCTGCACTGGGTCGAGGACCCGGGCCGGTGGTGGTGGGAGCTGCGCCCGCACCCCGTCCACGGCACGCTCGAGCTGCGCGTGCCCGACGCGCAGGCCACCGTGGCGGATGCGGCGGCGATCGTCGCGGTGGCGCAGGCGCTCGCGGTCCGCCTCGCCGAGCGCCACGACGTCGGCGAGCCGCTGCGGGTGCACGACACCTGGCGCATCGAGGAGAACGCGTGGAGCGCCGGCCGCCACGGCGTGGAGGGCGAGCTGCGCGACCTGGACACCGGCGAGCCCGCGCCCGCCCGCGCCCGCCTGCACGCGCTGCTCGACGAGCTCGAGCCGGTCGCCGAGCGCCTGGGCAGCGCCGGCGAGCTGCAGGACGCCCGGCGGCTGGTCGAGCGCAACGGCGCGATGGCGCTGCGCGAGGCCTCCGGCGGCGACCCGGAGGCGGCGACCCGGTGGCTCATGGAACGCTTCACCGTATGA
- a CDS encoding M20/M25/M40 family metallo-hydrolase, with amino-acid sequence MTDEERAVLDAVERRADDVIALAEQLIGFDTTAGAGGDEAVLQAALAERLSAAGADVDVWVPGPEVVAGSRQVPAGFDFAGRPQLAARFAGRGGGGPTLLFNGHIDVVPPGDPAAWTTPPQQAARRGPRLHGRGACDMKGGVAAMVIAAEVLAREAALAGELVVCTVTDEEETGAGGIAAVARGVRADAGLIPEPTGFDAWVACRGDLICEILVEGRLGHAGIEHPPGGAVNAIDKARVVMDALRRLHADRRERPDHRHLHLSPGHVIPTRIAGGDWPVNVPDRCALTYHVAYLPAHADGDGWGTAVEAEVEAAIENAASVDPWLADHPPRVRWLLDIPAAEVEPGAPIVETALQAAAEVGRPGRRTGLDSWHDGATFTRFGATPTIAIGPRSIEQAHTVDEWVPVDDLVDCAKLYALAAMRFCGIARG; translated from the coding sequence ATGACCGATGAGGAACGGGCCGTGCTGGACGCCGTCGAGCGACGCGCAGACGACGTCATCGCCCTCGCCGAGCAGCTCATCGGCTTCGACACGACGGCGGGTGCGGGCGGCGACGAGGCCGTGCTCCAGGCCGCGCTCGCCGAGCGCCTGAGCGCCGCCGGCGCCGACGTCGACGTCTGGGTGCCGGGCCCCGAGGTGGTGGCCGGCAGCCGTCAGGTGCCCGCCGGCTTCGACTTCGCCGGACGCCCGCAGCTCGCGGCGCGCTTCGCCGGCCGCGGCGGCGGGGGGCCCACCCTCCTGTTCAACGGCCACATCGACGTCGTCCCGCCCGGCGACCCCGCGGCCTGGACCACGCCGCCCCAACAGGCCGCGCGGCGCGGCCCGCGGCTGCACGGTCGTGGCGCCTGCGACATGAAGGGCGGCGTGGCCGCCATGGTGATCGCCGCCGAGGTGCTCGCCCGGGAGGCCGCGCTCGCCGGCGAGCTCGTCGTCTGCACCGTCACCGACGAGGAGGAGACCGGCGCGGGCGGGATCGCCGCCGTCGCCCGGGGCGTGCGGGCGGACGCCGGCCTCATCCCCGAGCCGACGGGCTTCGACGCGTGGGTCGCCTGCCGGGGCGACCTCATCTGCGAGATCCTCGTCGAGGGACGGCTCGGGCACGCCGGGATCGAGCATCCGCCCGGTGGCGCGGTCAACGCGATCGACAAGGCCCGGGTCGTCATGGACGCGCTGCGGCGCCTGCACGCCGATCGCCGCGAGCGCCCCGACCACCGCCACCTGCACCTGTCGCCCGGCCACGTCATCCCGACGCGCATCGCCGGCGGCGACTGGCCGGTGAACGTCCCCGACCGCTGCGCGCTCACCTACCACGTCGCCTACCTGCCGGCGCACGCGGACGGCGACGGCTGGGGCACCGCGGTCGAGGCGGAGGTGGAGGCAGCGATCGAGAACGCCGCCTCCGTCGACCCGTGGCTGGCCGACCACCCGCCCCGGGTGCGCTGGCTGCTCGACATCCCCGCCGCCGAGGTCGAGCCGGGCGCGCCGATCGTCGAGACCGCCCTGCAGGCCGCCGCCGAGGTCGGGCGTCCGGGGCGCCGCACCGGCCTGGACTCGTGGCACGACGGCGCGACGTTCACGCGCTTCGGCGCGACGCCGACCATCGCCATCGGCCCGCGCTCGATCGAGCAGGCGCACACCGTCGACGAGTGGGTCCCGGTCGACGATCTCGTGGACTGCGCGAAGCTCTACGCCCTCGCGGCGATGCGCTTCTGCGGGATCGCGCGGGGGTAA
- a CDS encoding iron-containing redox enzyme family protein — MTPLPSPRGPLTEALLARLVRPVHALPSVPEPDDPEDLQLGLYLCYELHYRGLPGVADDWEWEPSLLAVRRALEDRFESELLERVPREAEDLAAEETDLALRAIDEADEAPSLSRYLERDGTLAQFQEFAVHRSAYQLKEADPHSWAMPRLHGRPKAALVEIQADEYGGGRPERIHAQLFADAMEALGLDPTYGAYVDLLPAATLQTVNLMSLCGLHRRLRGAIVGHLALFEMTSSVPNRRYAAGLRRLGFSGAATAFFDEHVEADAVHEAVASVDLAGGLIRQDPALAGDVLWGARCLAALEGEWAAMLLGAWEDGRTSLRAPLTDPAVPA, encoded by the coding sequence GTGACCCCCCTGCCCTCACCGCGCGGGCCGCTCACGGAGGCGCTGCTCGCGCGTCTCGTGCGTCCCGTGCACGCCCTTCCCTCCGTCCCGGAGCCCGACGATCCCGAGGACCTCCAGCTCGGCCTGTACCTCTGCTACGAGCTGCACTACCGCGGCCTGCCGGGCGTCGCCGACGACTGGGAGTGGGAGCCGTCGCTGCTCGCCGTGCGGCGCGCGCTCGAGGATCGCTTCGAGAGCGAGCTGCTCGAGCGCGTCCCGCGCGAGGCCGAGGATCTCGCCGCCGAGGAGACCGACCTCGCCCTGCGCGCCATCGACGAGGCCGACGAGGCGCCGTCGCTCTCGCGCTACCTGGAACGCGATGGCACGCTGGCGCAGTTTCAGGAGTTCGCGGTGCACCGCTCGGCCTATCAGCTCAAGGAGGCCGACCCGCACTCCTGGGCCATGCCGCGCCTGCACGGCCGGCCCAAGGCGGCCCTGGTCGAGATCCAGGCCGACGAGTACGGCGGCGGGCGCCCCGAGCGCATCCATGCCCAGCTGTTCGCCGACGCGATGGAGGCGCTGGGCCTCGACCCGACGTACGGCGCGTACGTCGACCTGCTGCCCGCGGCGACCCTGCAGACGGTCAACCTCATGTCCCTGTGCGGCCTGCACCGGCGGCTGCGCGGAGCGATCGTCGGCCACCTCGCCCTGTTCGAGATGACCTCCTCGGTGCCGAACCGGCGCTATGCGGCGGGCCTGCGCCGACTCGGCTTCTCCGGCGCCGCGACCGCGTTCTTCGACGAGCACGTCGAGGCCGACGCGGTGCACGAGGCGGTCGCGTCGGTCGACCTCGCGGGCGGGCTCATCCGCCAGGATCCCGCGCTGGCCGGCGACGTGCTGTGGGGCGCGCGCTGCCTCGCCGCGCTCGAGGGCGAGTGGGCGGCGATGCTGCTCGGGGCGTGGGAGGATGGCCGGACGTCGCTGCGCGCGCCGTTGACCGACCCGGCCGTGCCGGCCTAG
- a CDS encoding CDGSH iron-sulfur domain-containing protein, translated as MARITPYRDGPLLVRGPFTLTDQDGNDIPVGRETIALCRCGKSRIRPFCDGTHQVVRFKAPSGLEQRGR; from the coding sequence ATGGCCCGGATCACGCCCTATCGCGACGGACCGCTGCTCGTGCGGGGGCCGTTCACGCTGACCGACCAGGACGGCAACGACATCCCGGTCGGCCGCGAGACGATCGCGCTGTGCCGGTGCGGGAAGTCGCGGATCCGCCCGTTCTGCGACGGCACGCACCAGGTCGTGCGCTTCAAGGCGCCGAGCGGCCTCGAGCAGCGCGGCCGCTGA